Within the Lacerta agilis isolate rLacAgi1 chromosome Z, rLacAgi1.pri, whole genome shotgun sequence genome, the region GAAGTCCATGAAGCCAGCACGGGCCCTCTGAACATGCTCCAGGCGCTTGCTGGGGTTGACCTGCTTCAAGACGAAGGCCGCCAACAGAGCAGGGACCAGCATGAACTTCAGGTCGGCTGAGGAGATCTCCTCCAGCTCTTCATTGTGGCTGAAAGGAGAGAGCAGAGtaaaaatcatagagttggaagggatacaccaaggatcatctagtccagccccactGCAATGCTGGAATTAAAGCTAGAGAATCCAGCCaagctctgcaaaaaaaaaaaaaaaaacctccaatggagggGAGTCCACCACCAGTTTCCCACCCTCTCTCAGAACACTAGAATGCATGGACAATTTTttcaaagtccttcttcacacagcacatagctaaTTCATAGAGTTCCCTACCACAGGGGGCAGCGATGGCCACCTacctagatggctttgaaagaggacaagttcatggaagaggagagggctatgaatggctactagtcacaatggcttaGCTAAGTTTTTTGCCCTCGGTGAAGCCTACAGAgaggcaccattgaggctcccagcacGTGGggatgccaaactgggtctttgacccgggcgAAATAAAGCCTACTTTTGCCCCTGTGAgccaccatgagaacaagatgcaggactagatgggtgattggcctgatccagcagccaggctcttcttagaattatagaactgtagagtttggccaaactgtgagaggcagtgaaagataggcgtgcctggcatgctctggtccatgaggtcacgaagagtcgggcacgacttaatgactgaacaacaatgagttggaagggaccaggagggtcAACTTGTCCAACCcagggcaatgcaggaatcttttgcccaatgccgAGTCCCATGCCATATTTGCTGAGCTATGAGAAGGTCTTAAAAACAGGGGAAAGCAATAGAACCATATCAAACTGCTTTTATTCCATAAATTGGGAATTTGGTCCAGTGGGAATTTCAAATTCAACTATGTGGGGGAAACTGCCTGCGAAGTGTCAGGATCTGAGCAGGGAATGCATGGTGGGCGTGGGCACACCTCCCTCTTCTATCGTGAATGGATGCGATCCAGCCCAAGCAGAAGCTTGTGGCGGCGAGGAGCTGAAGGTGCCTCTGGGCAGATGCAGAGTGCCTCTGGAGCCCCAAGCTGAAGATTGGACAGCAGCACTGCCGGTTTCCAAAGGTCATCAGGTAGGCGCTGCCATCCCGAGGTAGTCTGTGAGCCATGGGCAGTCCCCCCCCATGGGGTGTACATGTGgcgccctctgcacatgctctacgGCACCTGAAGAGCTGGAGCTCGGCGACGGCGTGGGCGGCGCGTTCCAGGAGGCCGATCCCGCGCTGCACCTTCCGCTGCACAGCGGGCGCCCCCGACGAAGGTTCCGCGGCGCTGCcatcctccacctcctccagcaGTCGCCAGCCGGACTCCAGTAGCTCCGACAGTCGAAGGGGCTCCTCCGTCGTCGTGCTAGCTGCCATCTTGGGAGAGGCGGATGTGGAGGAAAAGGAGCGGACGGAAGTGGTACCGTCTTGCGGCTGAAGGAGGTGCCGCCATCTTTAACGAGGGACTGCGGAGTCGGCGCCGTGACGCCCCGGGTTCCACGTGGGGAAGCAGGAAGAGAGGGTTCGGGCGGAAGCGGCGACATCGTACCGCCTGAAGGCGGCGGTGCCATGCTGAACGAGGGCAGCAGAAGTGACAGTCGGCGCCATCTTGGTTTGGGGCTATTTCCCCGCCCCCCGGAGCGGCGCCGCCTCCTCGCTTTGCGGGCCCCGCCTTCTCCTCAGCAAGCGGAGGAGCCAATGGCGGGTTGGGAGAGGGTAGGGACAaccctgcagggctgttgtgtcaGCTGATAGGCGGGTTCCCCATGCGCTGGAGGCAGAGAATTGGGGGCTGGGTCCTGGCACCTGTTCCTCTCCTGGTTCATCATCATTACAttgcttatcatcatcatcatcatcatcatcattattattattaatgacaaTGTTATAGGGAGAAATTGGGGTTCGGCTTTTACTGCCCCGCCCCCCATCAAGGAAATGATAACACAATGTGTCAACAAAAGAAAGCAAGGCCAGCGGTTGATCTTTACCGACCTGTTGCAATAGAGACatcgccccccctccctcctgcagccCTTGCAAGGAGATGAGGGAATCCAGAACAAAAGCATGTTACAAATTTTTAACCCTTGGGTGGTACCTTTCTGTCATAGAAAGACCACCCCAGAAACGCCACAGATGCATCGCAAAACGGGTTGTCCATGTAAATCCGATCATGCTCAGAGTTCATGTTTCTCCAACATATTTGCAAGTCTGCCAATCAGGATGCCCAACAATACCTGATAAATTGCCCTTCCTGGTCTGTCTGAGTCTCTGAGAGATCCTTTTGAAATGGGGAATACCTTGACTCCAGAATCCGTTATCAATGACCTGTTTCGTTCATGCATAGATATCTGCTCCTTTGACAAGTCTGCTTGGGCAGTTATCAATACTTGTTAAACCAGTTTCAGAGAGGGGAGGCTCAGGAAGAATTTCCTGCTATGTGTCTGGAGGAGTCTTGAGGTTGGCTAGGGGTTAAGCATTGCTCCAGTATTCCTCTCTGTTCTTTTTCAGCTCATGTTTTACTATTACAAGTGATATTTCATTAATTTTTCCATAACAATAATGATGGACATTATTACGGTATTAATCACTGTGCTTTTTCACAGTGCtgttgttcatttttattattcattgttgctgttgttattggtattaatcattttttattatttttatattttattggatTTTAGGAGTCTagcaaccctgtgatgtaggacatgttgagaggcagcaactggccaaAGGCCACCCAGTAGGctccatggccaagtgggaatttgaggTCAATTTGCCCACATGGTATTTAAGCGTTAATATACCCCCAAATCTAAAACAAATCAAGCCAATTTTAATTCTCTTGaaaagttgtgttgttgttgttgttgttgttgttttttaagaaaaagatatTAAAACTGGCCAAAAATTAACATATCAAACTTGGAGAAAACAGCAGAAGTTAAAAGGCATTCTTTCTTGAAAATGATGCATTGTTTCCAGGTGCCAGCTGTGCCCTCTGCCAGTTGATGGGGATCCCCTTTGCACCTTCATCCATGCCACTGATCAAagggagttggacttgatgacccttgtgggcatagctgtcaacttttcccttttcttgtgaggaatcctattcagaataagggaatttcccttttttaaaaagggaaaagttgacagctatgcttgggggtcccttccaactctacacgtCTGGAATTCTGAAAGATGTGGGAAAGCTctatgctgttttttttaaaatcagtttgcTGATTGAAAGATACATTTGACAAATCGCACCAGCGAAATCTCCTAAAGCAGTAACCTGATTGACAAGAGAGGTCAGTCTGGTGAGATTTTAGCCTTTGCAAATCCAGTCTGCTTCCGCTAATTGTTTGTAAGAAGCTTGCAGATGATAAATGAGTCGGATCTGATCAAGAACCTCCTCTTGACTGCCCAGATtcagagaactgtagaattggaagggtcacctagtccaaccctccccctgaaatgcaggaattgcagcaaaAGGAATCCCTGACTGACAGACACCTGACCTCTGTTGAAAAGCCTCTGAAAAAGTTGCATTGTAGGgtgggaagggactccaagggccatctagtccaaccccctgcaacgcaaagAGGGCTGTTAACAGTGGTAATCaaggccatttttttaaaaaaagataaagtattatttattgtttgctttgCTTCCTACTGCACTTTAGGGTTGTTAAACATGGTAATAAATGGCTAGATATTTGTTCATCTGGAGTTCTCCTGCATTACTCCGGAAGAGCAAATAAAGATTTTGAAACGGGCTTAAATGGACAGAAGATTGGTCGAGCTAGTATTGTTAATATTGTGAGCTCACAAGACAAGATGAACACATAGTGAAAATATTTTTGCAGCATCAAAGCTGTTATATTGGGGGTCACAAGCTTGACCTAAAGTccgttgtgtttttttttttaaccttagcAGAATCTCGTTGTTTGATAAACGCTGATACTTCATTACTTAAAAGAGTGATGAGCCACAACATTcttaaaattatatattatttcTGTAACAACTGTAATAATTTTGGTATATATACTTTGACACAACTTTAATAATATAATCAGAAACATTTatctacttttatttttatgtaattgtCACATGTCATATGCTGTAATAAGATATATCTCAATGCCACCATGTTAAACAGTTGAAAGatgaaaatgaattttaaaaaaaccattatgaaaagaaataaaattagatGCTATTGCTGAAAAAAAGTAAATGAAATACTGTAGTTTATAAAAAGTTGACTGTGATTTTAGATCTAAAAgaaatttgaaaaaataaaaattaaattactatttttaaaatatatataattatatataaaattatatatataaatatatatctgtTTATCTCTCTGTATATGAACCCTCTCGTTGGAAAGGGGTATAGCTTAACTCGGAGGGCCCAGCCTCTGGTCACTTGCAGACATGTTTTTCAACCACCTGTTGACACTTCTTGCAGGTCACGTAGCAGCACCAATGGTACCTGCAGCGGCACTTCTCCTCCACCCTCTCTGCATAAGTATTGTAGCCGCGGCCGCAGCAGAGTAGGCGGCACCCGCCACTGCCCGCTGAAGTCTTGTTGCAAGGCCTGTTGGGGGGTGAGAGAACATAAGAATCTGAGAAGAGGATAcccaactagtccaaccccctgcactggcAGTGGGATGACAGGGGTTCTGGGTTCGGGAATCAAGGCTTCTGTATATATCATGCAAGGGTTTACTCACCTATCCTGAGTCCCCAAGGAGCCCAGCTTGGGGTTCTTCAGACAATAAGTGGGGGAATGTACAAGGTAGGCCAGTTCATCTGCCTTCAGGGGCCGGAGGCTGCCTCCTCTAGGTGCCAGCTGCCTCCTGCTGCCCACAAGCCAAGGCATCACCTGTGTGGCCTCCAGGTACTTGGATTTGAGCTCTGAGCCAATGGTGGCTAAATCCCGCAAGCCTTTCCAGCAGGTCTTGACAGTGCAAGATCCAGACACCCCATGGCACTTGCACTTAGTCTCCAGGGAGTCTGACAGGacctgggaggggaggaggaggaaagattaGAGAAGGGCTGTCAAGCACCCGAGCAGGGAGAATTAAACCTCTCGCACCCACAATTCTCTCACCTGGATTCTCCAGGACCAGATAATAAAGTCAGggacccgggggtcatctagcccaaccccctgcagtgcaggaatgacCCTACTCACCTGCCGGCCCACTGCATTGTTATGGAGATTTAGGACCCTGGAGATCTGCGTCCCCGCCTTGCTGAACTTCATCGGGCCGTCAACAAAGGCAGAGCCCAGCTGGAGTCCGAAGGGGAGATTGTCCCCACAGCCACCCCACTGAAAGCTGGGGTGGGGTGCCTCAGAGGGAGTGGAGCCACAGGAGCAGAAAGGAACCTGCCCAGAAGCGCAGGCCCGGGCAATGGAGTGGCTGGCGGCAGAAGATGCCAGGGAATAAACGAAGGCAGACTCCCTGGTGCCTGCAAGAAAAAGAGTCCATGAAATTTGTTTTGTAAAGCGATGCACAGCacggagaaagtggaaagaggcaagtattatttattatcttaATTAAATTGCTAGGAGGCAGCAATAGCTACCAACTCTGATGACTTTCAAAGAGGAGATgtagtagattttttttattaaaaaaataggcatggcatggaggaagtgggcagaggaatgttttcctccctctctcaaacttgtggacctccaatgaagctgaagtggtggacgattcaggacagataaaaggaaggacatattagttaaaactatggaactcactcctgcaggaagcAGTAATGACCACTAAACTGGGTGGTTCTAAAAGAGGATTGGTCAAATTCAGGGAGAAGTGGcagctagccacaatggctatgttctgacaccacagaaatgcttctgaaccCTTGTTTCTGGAGGGGAAGAGTTTCGCTTGTGCTCAGATCCTTGTTGTAGGCTTCCTATAATGGGCATCAGGtcggccactatgagaacagaatgtggGACTAGGTGGCCCttgacctgatccagtagggctcttatGGAACCTtgaagggggttgaactagatgacccctagggtcccttccaaccaattctatggttctaactggggaggggggaactgtcTAAGTGGCCCACGTTCCCACCTGGGCAAAGGAGGCTGGATCCAGCCAGAGGGGCTTTCCTCAGAGAAAGGGACACCCCTGAGGAAGAAGGAACAAAGGGTGATCCTTACCCCTCTGTAGGTCTGGGGCCAAGTGAGGTGCCCCCTCGACAGACGAGCAGTTCCACCGTGAGTTGGCAAAGGTCTGTTGGCAGACAGCCTTGGTCTGGCGTGCCGCTTCCACCAGGCTGGGCATCGCCTCCAGGTGCCTCCGGCATAACCGGGCGAAGGCGTCTGATGCTAGAAGGCGGCAGTCCTGGGGGTTATCCCAGGCAACTTGTGTCCCATTGGCCGCCAGGCTCCTGAagcgggggtgggagagaagaagaaTGAGAGCTGTCATGACACCTGCAGAAGACACCTAGTTTCCACTGCCCACAAGTGGACACTCTGCCCATCTGTGGGTGGCGTCAGGGAACCTCCCCAGCCCTTGGGGGGGTAGGATGGTGAGGGAAGCTCCCTGCAGATGGCGCTGCCGCCTTTAGAGactagatgggggggggcataaaggAGGCATCAGAGAAGCTTTGTGTTGATCCTGCAAGGCCGGCTGGCATTGGAGGGGCTgtgccatctgccagggattcttttaACTCTGGTTGCTGCCTTGTGCTGGATCGGGCTAgttccttccatctctgcaatTCTGCGCTTCTATGGCCTCGGAATGCAGCggactctctccttccttggaggttttgaagcagaggttggacggccatctgccagggcGATTTCAGCTGTGATTCTCGCCTTGCTggagggcggtggggggggggggttggactggacgacCCATTGGGTCCTGAGCTGTGTTTGCAAGGCGGGCTGGTGCGGAAGGAAATCCCTGGGAGCTGGCGTTGTCGTCGGGGCTTCCCTGAACCCTGCAGAGCGGGCTGGTGGGACATTCCTTCCTCCCACGCTGGGCTTGGGGACAGAGGAGACTCAGCCCTGCCAGGACCCCCCCTCACCCcaacccacctacccacccaacgGGACTCACAACCACTGGATGGCGGCGCAGAGGCCAAGGTtgggaagcagcagggcaagCCCCATCCAGGAGCAGCGCATGGCTGGCGGAAAGAGAGGCCAGGGAAGGGCGCAGAGGCCTCTTAAAAGGGCTGCTCCCCGACGCAATGGGCGGACACCAGGCCCAGGTGGCGACTGGGAGGGTCGCCCGTCTTGCCGTAGGCAACTTTTGCCGTCGGGCCACTTTGGGGCCACTACTGCAGTTCCTCCTTGGTCCACTAGAGGGGGTGCGTCTCCGCTTCCTCCCGCGAGCGTGTCGCTCCCGGGAAAAGTGTACGAAGGATTGGAACGCAGCCCAGGCAGGGTGTGGATTGAAGTGACCTGGGAGAGGAGTgaaacggggtgggggggaaccctcTTGGAAAATGAAGATCTGCATTTGTACTCCACCCATTCCCCCCCAAGGAGCCTAAGGTTGTTGGTGTCcgtctaggggtgaagtcaaactgctctCCAGGGAGCaaccctgggcagtgtgtatggattgtgactaccgagaaggccctctgcctggttccctgtaacttcttgcagtgagggaaccaccagcagaccctcggaggaggacctcaatgtccaggctgagcgatgggggtggagacactgcttcaggtatactgggccgaggccatttaaggctttaaaggtcagcaccaacactttgaattgtgcttggaaatgtactgagagccaatgaagaccagtgttatatggtcccagcagccactcccagtctggcagctgcattttggaatagttgtagtttccgggtcaccttcaaaggtagccccacgtagagcacattgcagtagtccaagagggagataactagcagatgcaccactctggtgagacagtctgtgggcaggtagggtcagCTGCCCTGGTCGGAGAATTGGCtagcgcctccatggacagctgtgagtccaaaatgacccccaggtatcacacctggtccttcaggggcacagttaccccattcagaaccagggaatcTGACCCCCACCTGTCCCCAGACACAGTACTTCTGTATTGTCAGGGTTCAATCTGTtgactgccaccaccaccacccaaccgcctctagacactcacacaggacatttaTCACCTTCCCTGGTTC harbors:
- the LOC117040095 gene encoding protein Wnt-11b-like, giving the protein MRCSWMGLALLLPNLGLCAAIQWLSLAANGTQVAWDNPQDCRLLASDAFARLCRRHLEAMPSLVEAARQTKAVCQQTFANSRWNCSSVEGAPHLAPDLQRGTRESAFVYSLASSAASHSIARACASGQVPFCSCGSTPSEAPHPSFQWGGCGDNLPFGLQLGSAFVDGPMKFSKAGTQISRVLNLHNNAVGRQVLSDSLETKCKCHGVSGSCTVKTCWKGLRDLATIGSELKSKYLEATQVMPWLVGSRRQLAPRGGSLRPLKADELAYLVHSPTYCLKNPKLGSLGTQDRPCNKTSAGSGGCRLLCCGRGYNTYAERVEEKCRCRYHWCCYVTCKKCQQVVEKHVCK